A single genomic interval of Eurosta solidaginis isolate ZX-2024a chromosome 3, ASM4086904v1, whole genome shotgun sequence harbors:
- the LOC137247122 gene encoding uncharacterized protein, translated as MTADERPAVDSRFADFMDEEIDIAAIDNYEVENDEDRTYQPAEESDAETEGYVELNDDTDDDDDEEEENDGQETNESYYIGKDGTQWSKKAPPTSRTRNHNVVDFTRKKPGPTGNIHDPYTIMRSIMIQEIIHLVLRETNRKGREVTAAWNLANPTKKKEWKPVTVKEFDAFVAILLYAGLTRSNHEPAMELWGATRCPIYKAALSYDRFIYIKQFIRFDNGNTQQQRVINSKTAAIDDI; from the coding sequence ATGACTGCGGATGAAAGGCCTGCAGTTGATAGTAGATTTGCTGATTTTATGGATGAAGAAATTGATATTGCTGCAATTGATAATTATGAAGTTGAGAATGATGAAGATCGCACATACCAACCTGCTGAAGAGTCAGATGCCGAAACTGAAGGATACGTCGAGCTAAATGATGATACTGATGACGACGATGATGAAGAGGAAGAAAATGATGGACAGGAAACGAATGAAAGTTACTATATTGGTAAAGATGGCACCCAATGGAGTAAAAAAGCACCACCAACATCACGCACTCGTAATCATAACGTTGTCGACTTCACAAGAAAGAAACCAGGACCAACAGGAAATATACACGACCCCTATACAATAATGCGTTCAATCATGATACAAGAAATAATACACTTAGTGCTACGTGAAACAAATCGTAAAGGCAGGGAGGTTACAGCTGCATGGAATTTGGCGAATCCCACGAAGAAAAAGGAGTGGAAGCCAGTGACAGTGAAGGAGTTTGACGCCTTTGTAGCTATTCTTTTGTATGCTGGACTCACAAGATCAAACCATGAACCAGCTATGGAATTATGGGGCGCGACGCGTTGCCCAATATACAAAGCTGCGTTGTCGTACGATCGCTTCATATATATAAAGCAATTTATTCGATTCGACAATGGAAATACTCAACAACAGCGAGTCATCAACAGCAAAACTGCGGCTATTGACGATATTTAG